CACCGGCTCCTCCAGCAGATCAAGCCCCAGCTTCGCTCCGGCCTGGGAGAGCGGCGCCAGCTTGGCGATGTCCTCGGCCCACTCCAGCGCCGTGTTCACTCCCCCTCGACGCTGCACCAGGCCCAGCCGCCAGGCGTCGTCGAAGTTCAACACATCACCGGCGAGCACCATCGAGCGGGCCATGCCCCATCCAACCGCCAGGGCCAGTCGTTGCAGGGTTCGATGATCGGTCAACAGGCCCAAGCGGGCCACCGGCACGGCAAATCGGACATCCTCGGCGGCCACCCGCAGGTCGACCGACAGGGCCAGTTGCACACCCAACCCCATGCAGGACCCCTCGATGGCGGCAATCGTTGGAAAGGCGAGACCGGCGAGTGCATCCAGCATG
Above is a genomic segment from Candidatus Microthrix parvicella Bio17-1 containing:
- a CDS encoding enoyl-CoA hydratase-related protein encodes the protein MISPVEPTDAPTVLSERLVDVAVITINRPRRRNALDGATVAALHQAISDAASGAPRVLVLTGADGHFCAGADITTTEDPDYTIGLRAMLDALAGLAFPTIAAIEGSCMGLGVQLALSVDLRVAAEDVRFAVPVARLGLLTDHRTLQRLALAVGWGMARSMVLAGDVLNFDDAWRLGLVQRRGGVNTALEWAEDIAKLAPLSQAGAKLGLDLLEEPVADDPRYREAFLRAWASDDLAEGRAAFAERRSPTFRGR